One genomic segment of Bremerella sp. JC817 includes these proteins:
- a CDS encoding thioredoxin domain-containing protein, producing the protein MSSIIRNTALVLLLAMQTTILAEDAVRWAPSVDLAKRVAAAQNQLVLIHFYGDNCPPCRRLEANVFSQASFAQELERNYIPVKVNASSEPEVAKEFGVDRWPQDVVITPAGQIVYRMISPQDQNRYTTVLAQVSAKMNPNAGPQSDRMIAQAANTTPVTSPAPPQQPEPSVAASGSRYSNFSGNSTAPPAAAPNGMAPQQPAAAPSNYSRFASHGGNAQPGMPAEPASQSRFAPANPAASAPGPAAAPASSQFASNQQPVAPPAMPPRQSAPAPSAPPAAAPAAQPGQPKFAMDGYCPVTLVEQMKWQKGDPRWGAQHQGQVYLFSSQADQQKFLSNPNKFSPVMSGIDPVAYLGKGQVVPGDRRFGLTYRGTLYLFSSEESLQAFWGDPQRYSSMVQQAMASQNMHR; encoded by the coding sequence ATGTCGTCCATTATCCGAAATACCGCCCTCGTCCTCTTGTTGGCGATGCAGACGACGATTCTCGCCGAGGACGCCGTTCGCTGGGCACCAAGTGTTGATCTGGCCAAGCGTGTTGCCGCGGCTCAGAATCAACTCGTGCTGATTCACTTCTATGGGGATAACTGCCCGCCGTGCCGTCGTCTGGAAGCGAATGTTTTTTCGCAAGCCAGCTTCGCACAAGAACTGGAACGTAACTACATTCCAGTGAAGGTGAACGCCAGCAGCGAGCCGGAAGTCGCCAAAGAATTTGGTGTCGATCGTTGGCCGCAAGACGTGGTGATCACGCCTGCCGGTCAGATCGTTTACCGCATGATCAGCCCGCAGGATCAGAACCGCTACACCACCGTCCTGGCTCAGGTCTCAGCCAAGATGAATCCCAATGCTGGTCCTCAATCTGACCGCATGATTGCCCAGGCCGCGAACACCACCCCGGTCACTTCGCCAGCACCACCACAGCAGCCAGAACCTAGTGTCGCCGCGAGTGGCTCGCGTTACTCGAACTTCTCGGGCAACAGCACCGCTCCACCAGCGGCTGCTCCTAATGGCATGGCTCCTCAGCAGCCTGCCGCTGCACCGTCGAACTACTCGCGATTCGCTTCCCATGGCGGCAACGCCCAGCCAGGCATGCCAGCCGAACCAGCTTCACAAAGTCGCTTTGCTCCGGCTAATCCAGCCGCTTCGGCACCAGGCCCGGCAGCCGCTCCCGCTTCGTCGCAGTTTGCCTCGAACCAGCAGCCAGTCGCTCCACCAGCGATGCCACCACGCCAGTCGGCCCCTGCTCCATCGGCTCCTCCTGCTGCGGCACCGGCTGCTCAGCCAGGCCAGCCTAAGTTCGCCATGGATGGTTACTGCCCAGTGACTCTGGTCGAGCAGATGAAGTGGCAGAAGGGTGATCCACGCTGGGGTGCTCAGCACCAAGGTCAGGTTTACCTCTTCTCGTCGCAAGCCGATCAGCAGAAGTTCCTGTCGAATCCAAACAAGTTCAGCCCGGTCATGTCGGGTATCGATCCAGTCGCTTACCTCGGCAAGGGCCAAGTCGTTCCTGGCGATCGTCGCTTCGGTTTGACCTATCGCGGAACGCTCTACCTGTTCAGCAGCGAAGAAAGCCTGCAGGCCTTCTGGGGCGATCCACAGCGTTACTCGTCGATGGTACAGCAAGCCATGGCTTCGCAGAACATGCACCGCTAG
- a CDS encoding rhomboid family intramembrane serine protease, which yields MVFIPHGTDAPIYHPPIATLTIVVLNVLLFFATPFVHHFQEFDQAHRRLGHTIADWTFEGGGYDGPDAYKLQYGVGLKPWQGITSTFLHANMIHLLINMVFLWMFGMIVEGKIGWPRFLAIYFGIALLRGILAQLFCIIFLPNLHTASMGASSVVFGLMGIALVWAPLNTIQVTFAGNRYRTQQEVSEVDVPIYGFAGCFLLIEVIYTLAMLQRHGIIAPTAHTLHLLGTILGLAIGVVMVKRNWVDCEHYDIFSVWAGRHTMKPEERDPEGVARKQAKVVEQGVKQIREILAAGDNPQLAYRAHISMREKYASWSLPEKEFLIIIKQLCDQQYENDAVAAMEEYLKAGRPKQNQVRLKLASMLVGSMAQPGQALRTLVAINYDKLSHRERQIYDDISAKAKARRMNNAAANELEF from the coding sequence ATGGTATTCATCCCTCACGGCACCGACGCCCCGATCTACCATCCGCCGATCGCGACGCTCACGATCGTCGTGCTGAATGTCCTGCTGTTCTTCGCCACCCCGTTCGTCCATCACTTCCAAGAGTTCGATCAGGCCCATCGCCGCCTGGGGCATACGATCGCGGATTGGACGTTTGAAGGGGGTGGCTACGACGGGCCCGACGCCTACAAACTTCAATATGGTGTCGGCCTGAAGCCTTGGCAGGGGATCACTTCGACCTTTCTGCATGCAAACATGATCCACCTGCTGATCAACATGGTCTTTTTGTGGATGTTCGGCATGATCGTCGAAGGCAAGATTGGCTGGCCGCGTTTCCTGGCAATCTACTTTGGCATCGCGCTTTTGCGTGGCATCCTCGCACAGCTTTTCTGCATCATCTTTTTACCCAACCTGCACACTGCCTCGATGGGTGCATCCAGTGTCGTATTTGGCCTGATGGGGATCGCCTTGGTATGGGCTCCTCTCAATACAATTCAAGTCACATTTGCCGGCAATCGATATCGTACTCAGCAAGAGGTCTCGGAAGTCGATGTCCCAATCTACGGCTTCGCAGGCTGCTTCTTATTGATTGAAGTAATCTACACGCTGGCCATGCTGCAACGTCACGGCATCATCGCCCCCACGGCGCACACACTCCACCTTCTTGGAACGATCCTGGGCCTGGCAATTGGCGTGGTGATGGTCAAACGCAACTGGGTCGATTGCGAGCACTACGATATCTTCTCGGTCTGGGCGGGTCGTCACACGATGAAACCGGAAGAACGCGATCCGGAAGGGGTTGCCCGGAAGCAGGCCAAAGTGGTCGAGCAGGGCGTCAAGCAGATTCGTGAGATCCTGGCCGCAGGGGACAACCCGCAACTTGCCTATCGAGCTCACATCAGCATGCGCGAGAAATATGCCAGTTGGAGTTTGCCTGAGAAAGAGTTCTTGATCATCATCAAGCAGCTTTGCGACCAGCAGTACGAAAACGACGCGGTGGCCGCGATGGAAGAGTACTTGAAAGCAGGCCGGCCAAAGCAAAACCAGGTTCGCCTTAAACTCGCTTCGATGCTTGTTGGTTCGATGGCCCAGCCAGGCCAGGCGCTGCGAACCCTGGTCGCGATCAACTACGATAAGCTAAGCCATCGCGAACGTCAGATCTATGACGACATTTCAGCGAAAGCCAAAGCTCGCAGAATGAACAATGCCGCCGCGAACGAACTCGAATTCTAG
- a CDS encoding rhomboid family intramembrane serine protease, whose translation MSFDLFERRRGIRIPHDIFPSAKYPPVISVAIIVLVGLCVIVDPYLNFRLPSQSNSIPPLTEAEEARLSDLQFHIARLQQNPRATRMRDPSGVGQLSLKEAETQFDALKKQAREHEALEPIHPFTLHLGKGLQPVQWFTAPFLHSSYVALLFNLYMLWMMGLIVEGKLGRWKFGLLFLLLEAISNGLIQWNSLGVTNPVPPMTCGMTTIIFLLMGIAFFISPSRNILIATLTRHHWRDDPMDDDVTFSFQSPFFHFGILLGYGFILYLFDIRATVWVVAPMLGWFALGMAIGAIISRLNIPGDDEPDLVDFIIGV comes from the coding sequence GTGTCTTTCGATCTATTTGAACGACGTCGTGGGATTCGAATTCCGCACGATATCTTCCCCAGTGCCAAGTATCCGCCGGTGATCTCGGTGGCGATCATCGTGCTGGTCGGCCTTTGCGTCATCGTCGATCCCTATCTGAACTTTCGCCTGCCATCGCAGTCGAATTCCATTCCTCCGTTAACCGAAGCAGAGGAAGCGAGACTCAGCGACCTCCAGTTTCACATCGCGCGGCTTCAACAGAACCCACGTGCTACCAGAATGCGTGATCCTTCCGGCGTCGGGCAGCTTTCGCTGAAAGAGGCAGAGACACAGTTCGATGCTTTGAAGAAGCAAGCCCGCGAACATGAAGCTCTCGAGCCGATCCATCCGTTCACACTGCATCTGGGAAAGGGGCTGCAACCGGTGCAATGGTTCACCGCTCCCTTTCTGCACAGCAGCTACGTCGCGTTGCTCTTCAACTTGTACATGCTGTGGATGATGGGACTGATCGTCGAAGGAAAGCTTGGCAGGTGGAAATTCGGTTTGCTGTTCCTGCTGCTGGAAGCAATCAGCAACGGTCTGATTCAATGGAACTCGTTGGGTGTCACGAATCCTGTTCCCCCGATGACCTGCGGCATGACGACAATCATCTTTCTGCTGATGGGAATCGCTTTCTTCATCTCACCCAGCCGCAACATCCTGATCGCGACACTCACGCGCCATCACTGGCGAGATGATCCGATGGATGACGACGTCACCTTCAGCTTTCAATCACCCTTCTTCCATTTCGGGATCCTGCTGGGGTACGGCTTTATCCTGTATCTGTTCGACATCAGAGCGACCGTGTGGGTCGTTGCCCCAATGCTCGGCTGGTTTGCCTTGGGCATGGCAATCGGCGCGATCATCTCTCGATTGAATATCCCTGGCGATGACGAACCTGACCTGGTGGACTTTATCATCGGCGTATGA